The genomic segment AACTAGAAGACGCTATTGCAAAAGCAGAGTTAGCTCTAGGTAAACATGAAAATCTAAAAGAAAAAGAACTAATAAAGTCAATTTATGATGCTCTAAAAGCTTATAAAGAAAAAGAAGCGGATGAAGCACTTGCTAACGTTAAAAAACGATTTGAAGCTAAAAAACAAGCCAAAGCTAAAATTGACGCTGATCTAGATGCTAAGCAAAATGAATTTAATGCAATTAAAAATACCATTGAAAGCTCAAATACAATCAATGATATTCCTACCTTGCAAAATGCTATTAAACAACTGGAAGAACTCAAACCGAAAGTTAAGGCTATTGAAGAATCTGCTAAAAATGCCAGCTATCCTGAAGGTGAGCAAAAAGCAAAAAAACTCCTTGAAGAAATTTCTAAATTAGATCTTGAAACAAAAGCGAAATTAGAAAAACTTCAAGAAGAAAAAGAAACCCAAGAGCAAGAAAAGAAATTAATCGAATCATTGCGAGAAAAAATTACCAAAATCACAAAGAATCTTGAAACATTAGATTCAAGAGGTAAAAGTCAACTAAGTGAAGCAACGCCTAAGCAAACTGAACTCGCTAAAACTTTAAAAGAACTAGAAGAACAACTAAAAAACGCTCAAGATGTTCAAAAAGAAGTTCAAGACGCACACAAAGAAAATGCCCTAGAAACTGAGCTTGAAAAGCTTGAAGAAGCCAAAAATAAAGCTACGACAACAAAACAAAGTCTAGAAACCAAAATCTCAGACTCAAATAAAAATATTAAAGAGCGACTTGACAACGCCAAAAGTGAATTAGAAGAGCTTAAGAAAAAAATTAACGACGCTTATAATGATAGAAATCTTGAAGAGCTAACAAAAGAACTTAATAAGCTAGAAGAACTAAAAGAAAAAGTCGAAAGCCTTGAAACTCTAGCGACAGCAGTTGAATCAAAACATAAACAAGAAGTTACTAACCTTTTATCTGAAGTGCGAGACGCAATTTTAGATGCCAAGAAAAAGCATGCCGAACTTGATAAAGCGCTTAAAGATGAAAACATACTAGTAGATGAACTTGAAAAGAAATTAAAAGAGCATGAAAATAATTTAGCTAAAGCAAAAGATGAAGCTAACGACGCCAATACAATTGATGAGAAAAAGGATAAATATCCTAAACTAGATAAAACTATTAAAGATATTGAAAAAAATCTTAAAAAACTAGAAGAAAAAGCTAAGGACTTAAAAGATAAAACTAACAAAGATAGTATTGACAGCAAAATTAAAGACTTAACAAAAAAACTAGACGAAGCCAAAACTGATCTTGCTAATAAAAACCAAACATTAAAAGAAGAGCAAGAAAATAACGACACTAGCACCCAACAAAGTTTGAAGGGCGCTGATGAAGCTATTAAAAAAGCTGATGATGCCATTAAAAATCTTTCTGACAAGACTAAAACCAATGAAGCAGAAGATGCTTTAAAAAATGCTAAAAATGATCTTGAAAATAAGAAAAATTCTCTAGTTGGTGACAAAGAAAACCAAGATAAAATTGATAAAAAATTAGAAGAAATTGTTAATAAACAAAAGGAACTGCAAAAAGAAAAGGCCAAACAACAATCCGAAGACGATCTAGCAAAACAATTAGCTAATGAAGCTAAAACTTTAAAAGATGAATTAGATGATTTAGTTAATAAACTTAATCCATATGACGCTTCAAGCGATTATGAAAAGAAAATTAAAGATGTTGAAGACAAGATTAAAAATCTAGATGAAAACTTCTTTAAAGTTGATAGCGATGCAACAAAATTAAAAGATAATAGCAATTTAAAACCAAACTATCAGGCACTTAAAGCCGCTAAAGAAGATGCTGATAGAAAAACAAAAGATGCTTGTCAAAAAATTAAAGCATCAAAAGAAAAACTTGAAGTTGACTACAAACAATATGAAAACGAAGTAAAACAACTTCAAGAAGAACTTAAAAATGCAGTTGCTGACGCTGATTTTCAGGCAATTTTAAATAAAATTGGTGAAGAAGGCAACAAAACTAAGTTGCTTGGCAAAGTAAAAGAATTGCATGCCCAAAGTTCTAAATTTAGTGATAAAGAAGAGTTAAGTAAGAAGATCAAAACACTAGAAACTAACCTTTTAGATATTAAAGAAGAAGCTAATAACAAACTACAATCAATTCAAGATAAAATTACCAAACTAAACAAGGACCTTGAAACCACAAATACAACTTTAAACGCACAAAATAGCACAACTAACAATGTTGCAAGCGATGATGTTGATTCATTAAAAGCGGAAATTAAAAAACTTCAAGATCAACTTAATGAAGCTAATAAACTAAAAGAAAAAGCTCAAAAAGAAACTGATCAAAAAATCAAAGATGGTATTAAAAAAAAACTAGAAACTTTAGAACAAAGTATTAACGCCGCTACAACAACTATTACTAATAAACAACAACAATTAAATAGCCAAAAAACAACAAATGATACAGATCGCGAAAATGCTATTAAAAAATCTACCGATGCCAAACAAAAATTAGCTGATGCTAATAATCTAGCCGACAATGATGTTAACAAAATTGGCAAACTAGAAGAAGCGTTGGAAGATGCTAATAAAGCTAAAGAAACACTAGAACAAACTATTCAAAAATTAGCTAAGGACAATGAAAACCAAAAACTAGTTGAAACCGAGTTAAAAGATCTAGAAAAGCAAATAAAAAGTTCTCAAGATAAATTAGATTTTCTAAAAGAAGGCGACAAGAAAAAACTTGAAAATATTGAAAAAGAACTTGAGAAAATTAAAAAATCATTAACAGATGCTGATAATGATTTCAATAACAAAACCGACCTAAAAGCTAAAGAAGAAGCTAATAATGAATTAGGTAATGTCCTTACTAAAGCAAAAGGTGATTTAGCAGCGCAAAAAACTGAAATTAGCAAATTGCAAGATGGAACTAACAAAAATAGTGCTAATGAAAAAGTTAGCCAACTTGAAAAGCTAATCAATGACTTAAAAGAAAAACACAAAAAAAATGCTCAAGATATAGCCAAAACTAAACAAGAAAACGCTGATTTAATCAAACAACCATTAAAAGAAGCTAATGACGCTCTTAAAAAAGCTAATGACGCGATTGCTAAAGATAATAGCGATGGGAAAAAAGAGCAAAGTTTAGTAGAAGCTGAGCAAAATCTCAACACCCAAAAAGATGTTCTAGAAGGGCTAATTAATGGCAAGCTAAAAGACGATAGCGAAAATAAGACTAAATTAGCAGACAAACTTAAAGAAATTAGAGAAAAACTAACTGATCTTGACGCTGCTAAAAAAGAATTGAATAAAACACAGCAAGATAAGATTGACGAATTGGACAACCAACTTCAAAATCAAAACAATGCATTAAGCACTCAAAACGATGTAACTAGTGGCGTTAACGATAGCTATGTTGATTCGCTAAAAACAGAAATTAAAAAACTTGAAGATCTTGTTAAAGAAGCTAAAAAACTACAACAAAAAGTAGATGCTGAAACTGATCCAAAAATTAAAGAAGGTATCAAAGATAAACTAAAAATTTTAACTGATACTATCAAAGAATCAGAAGATACAATCAATAGTAAAAACCAAGCACTAGAAGCGCAAAAAACAATTAATGACAAAATTCGTCAAGATGCTATTACAAAATCAGTAGAAGCTAAAGCTAAAATAACAAATGCCAAAAATCTAGCCGATAGTGATACTTCTAAATTAAGCAAATTAGAAGAAGCGTTAAACGATGCTAATAAGGCTAAAAAAGCACTTGAAGATGCAACTAAACAACTAGTAAATGATAAAGAAAACAAAGCTTTAGTAGAAGCTGAGCTAAGAGCTCTAAAGGAACAAATAATAGATACTGAAAACGCAATAAAGATCTTAAAAGAAGGTGACAAAGATAAATTCGAAAGCATTAAACAAGAACTTGAAAAAATCCAACAATCATTAAATGATGCTAATAATGATTTTAAAAACAAAACCGATTTAAAAGTCAAAGAAGAAGCTAATAACAAATTAAAAGATGCAATTGATAAGGCAGAGGCTGATCTAGCGTCGCAAAAGAATGAAATTGGCAAACTTAAAGATCAAACTAATAAAACATCGGCTAGCACCAAAATTGAAGAAGTTGAAAAGTTAATTAAGCGCTTAAAAGACGAACAAAAGGCTAATGCTCAAACTATAAATACAGAAAAAACTAAAAATGAAGGGCTAGTTAAAAAGCCTTTAGAAGATAGCCAAAAAGCTCTAGATAAAGCTAATGAAGCTATTCAAAAATCTAATGATGACAATCAAAAAGAAAACGCACTAACTGATGCTGAGAGTGAACTTAAAAAGCAAAAGAAAAACCTTGATGATTTAATTAAAGGTGAGCTGAAAAATGATAGCGAAAACAAAAAGAAACTAGAAGACAAAATAAAAGACATCGATAAGAAACTTCAAGAAGTTGATCAAGTTAAACAAGAGCTAAAACAATCACAAGATGAAAAGTCTAAAGAGCTGGCTATTAGGGCAAGGGAATTAAAACAAGAATTAGATGCCTGGATAAATAAACTAGATGCCGCTAACAAAAAGTGATCACAAAGCAGCAAAGATATTGCTAATGTTCAAAAGGCAATAGACAAAATTGAGGAATTTTTACAAGCAAATAAAAACTTAAAAAACAATCTAAATTTGAAAACAGACTATGAAGCTCTTATGAAATCAAAAGATGTTGGAAACAAAGCGCTTCAAAATGCAAAAGAATTAATTGAAAATAAAAAAGTAGAATTTGAGGAAAAAATCAAAACACTTGAAGAGAAAACAAGAGATCTAGAAACAAACTTACTTTCAAATAATACAACTGATGGTTTGAATAGCATTATTCGCGAAATTGGAAATGAAAGTATAGGTTTGCTAAAAAAAATCAACCAAATACAAAGTGAAATTGCTAAATTTGAAGATACTGGCGATGAATTATTAATAAAG from the Metamycoplasma arthritidis genome contains:
- a CDS encoding MspA/MspB/MIB-like signal-anchor domain-contatining protein, translating into MSHAKKKKIAIIVLASTAALLAAGTVSGVLYAHQSATKRSKNNDKKPEIQDISELEKKIDAIRDSHKQNLKNEAWKILEALKITIRNAKKANNVRDLSQVISDFERLIPLGEGYLAELKKLPEVKTLASELETTINLAKEALDEAKAKLKELQEKEAKLKENAQKLLAEINQALSEVPDAKLPLVIQSLINKLKNLANASEALQQELNNSRLIEEAKKLSDANLQIKDAISELQKRLLDKSPEELEKLAKEKIKDLEKAKKAVEDAKNISTLPNALESLKKDLDQAKELKDHATAKGLDELAKELDKAIKDAENSLKHGTEKLEKIKQENQKLQNDINALVNKIAKDISDANKLTLQSEDSEFKRLKDELKKDIQEATKLAKQAADATLLADEQKVLDAKKQAETSLDKLNDLFSQKKEQELAKTELEKAYSALAKATEEANKADDENTLPLAISQLEDAIAKAELALGKHENLKEKELIKSIYDALKAYKEKEADEALANVKKRFEAKKQAKAKIDADLDAKQNEFNAIKNTIESSNTINDIPTLQNAIKQLEELKPKVKAIEESAKNASYPEGEQKAKKLLEEISKLDLETKAKLEKLQEEKETQEQEKKLIESLREKITKITKNLETLDSRGKSQLSEATPKQTELAKTLKELEEQLKNAQDVQKEVQDAHKENALETELEKLEEAKNKATTTKQSLETKISDSNKNIKERLDNAKSELEELKKKINDAYNDRNLEELTKELNKLEELKEKVESLETLATAVESKHKQEVTNLLSEVRDAILDAKKKHAELDKALKDENILVDELEKKLKEHENNLAKAKDEANDANTIDEKKDKYPKLDKTIKDIEKNLKKLEEKAKDLKDKTNKDSIDSKIKDLTKKLDEAKTDLANKNQTLKEEQENNDTSTQQSLKGADEAIKKADDAIKNLSDKTKTNEAEDALKNAKNDLENKKNSLVGDKENQDKIDKKLEEIVNKQKELQKEKAKQQSEDDLAKQLANEAKTLKDELDDLVNKLNPYDASSDYEKKIKDVEDKIKNLDENFFKVDSDATKLKDNSNLKPNYQALKAAKEDADRKTKDACQKIKASKEKLEVDYKQYENEVKQLQEELKNAVADADFQAILNKIGEEGNKTKLLGKVKELHAQSSKFSDKEELSKKIKTLETNLLDIKEEANNKLQSIQDKITKLNKDLETTNTTLNAQNSTTNNVASDDVDSLKAEIKKLQDQLNEANKLKEKAQKETDQKIKDGIKKKLETLEQSINAATTTITNKQQQLNSQKTTNDTDRENAIKKSTDAKQKLADANNLADNDVNKIGKLEEALEDANKAKETLEQTIQKLAKDNENQKLVETELKDLEKQIKSSQDKLDFLKEGDKKKLENIEKELEKIKKSLTDADNDFNNKTDLKAKEEANNELGNVLTKAKGDLAAQKTEISKLQDGTNKNSANEKVSQLEKLINDLKEKHKKNAQDIAKTKQENADLIKQPLKEANDALKKANDAIAKDNSDGKKEQSLVEAEQNLNTQKDVLEGLINGKLKDDSENKTKLADKLKEIREKLTDLDAAKKELNKTQQDKIDELDNQLQNQNNALSTQNDVTSGVNDSYVDSLKTEIKKLEDLVKEAKKLQQKVDAETDPKIKEGIKDKLKILTDTIKESEDTINSKNQALEAQKTINDKIRQDAITKSVEAKAKITNAKNLADSDTSKLSKLEEALNDANKAKKALEDATKQLVNDKENKALVEAELRALKEQIIDTENAIKILKEGDKDKFESIKQELEKIQQSLNDANNDFKNKTDLKVKEEANNKLKDAIDKAEADLASQKNEIGKLKDQTNKTSASTKIEEVEKLIKRLKDEQKANAQTINTEKTKNEGLVKKPLEDSQKALDKANEAIQKSNDDNQKENALTDAESELKKQKKNLDDLIKGELKNDSENKKKLEDKIKDIDKKLQEVDQVKQELKQSQDEKSKELAIRARELKQELDAWINKLDAANKKWSQSSKDIANVQKAIDKIEEFLQANKNLKNNLNLKTDYEALMKSKDVGNKALQNAKELIENKKVEFEEKIKTLEEKTRDLETNLLSNNTTDGLNSIIREIGNESIGLLKKINQIQSEIAKFEDTGDELLIKLSALKEKTNNLLLRAKEKIQELDNKIIKEIETEINNIKYYLKNSYDTFIGSDSTYDQKKKEFAEFENKIIESKEKLVALRNKSSTIQDQTNKQKVEEKIDDLDRYIKDPCEAQWLVEAKNKLKEMKEKNDQIANEAIAKADQAIEQAKRALKKDDDDSTKEQDLENALVLLEKAKQSLEDVKTKLSGDSENLAKIIDKIVSVEQIEKLKEAWKLAKEANIHLESIKKVLKEIKENNSDVEFLKLKKRDFLTKIDDARNFINKEDVKKLEEIGELRSYLKNLKDIFAKAERSDEIISNTLNHYEELKNVYVLGAAISLLENVFKDFFSQINDDNINNLETSISNILNTFSLLINEPRSKVLEAKEFVNNPENNNEYISSKKILEQTLNIGLQKINDINNLINSSLKKVIEILDANLKNVEAKINGANDKTKSIKDFINQDFFKKGDLEEFAKQINKFFFNYRYAQKFVDGLEKTWIWEKEINSETKSLLKNTISAHEDSQKQIEQIRNDFLTKTIVEIIQNDLHSDKWKNLDERQKQKLIDEQLDISTEFRNFNDQQKDQRQRAFEKLRKWAWGLSEKLKPEYEEEEKILNQLNKISQYFYFQYIK